The Amycolatopsis methanolica 239 nucleotide sequence GTTCGCGGACTTGTCGAGGCCGTCGTCGGGGTCGCGGCTGACCTCAGCTTGCCCGAGATCCTGTCCAAGATCGTCGCCAGCGCGTGCGACCTCACCGGCGCCGCGCACGCCGTGATCCAGGTGCCGGACGCCGCGCCCGTGCGTGCCGGGGATCCGGCCGCGCCCGGCGCGTCGCTGACGATGCCGCTGCACGCCCGCGGCGGGCGGTTCGGCGAGCTGCGGCTCACCGGCAAGGAGGGCGGCTTCACCGGCGCCGACCGGGAAGCCGTGGTCACGCTCGTCGCCACGGCCGGCATGGCGATCGACAACGCCACCCTGTACGAGCGGACGCGCGGCCGGGAGCGCTGGCTGGAGGCTTCGCACGAGGTCACGGCGGCCCTGCTGACCGGCGAGGACCCGCAGCGCACGCTGCGCCTGATCGCCGAGCACGCCCGGTTGGTCGCGGGCGCCACGGCCGCCGCGGTCGCCGTCCCGCGCGAGGACGACCCCGGCGTCCTGGTGTTCGAGGTCGTCGCCGCCGGCGAGAGCGCCCCGCCCGGCCTGGCCGGGTTGACGGTGCCGGTCGACGGCACGGCGAGCGGTGTGGCGTTCAGCTCCGGTGAAGCGGTGGTGGTGCGCAACTACGGCCGCCACGCCGCCAAGGAGCAGGCCAAGGTCAACATCCAGATGCCGGAGCAGGTCACCGAGCTGGACTCGGCGGTCGCCGTGCCGTTGATCGTCGGCGGGGAGACCCTCGGCGTCCTGCTGGTCGCGAAGTTCGGCGGCGCCGAGCCGTTCACCGACGACGAGGTCGCCCTGGCCAGGACGTTCGCCGGGCACGCGGCGCTGGCGATGGAGTTCGCCCGCGCCGAGGAGGACCGGCAGCGGCTGGCCGTGTTCACCGAACGCGACCGCATCGCCCGCGACCTGCACGACCTGGTCATCCAGCGGCTGTTCGCGACCGGGCTGGGGCTGGAGGGGCTGCGGCCGCTCGTGACGCAGCCGGAGGTCGCGAACCGGCTGACCGGTTTCGTGCAGGAGCTGGACCGCACCATCCGCGAGATCCGCAACAGCATCTTCTCGCTGACCCAGCCCGACGAGGACGTCGAGGGTGTGCGCGCGGAGCTGCTGCGGCTGGCGCAGGACTGCGCGCCCGCGCTGGGGTTCACGCCCCGGCTCGGGTTCACCGGGCCGGTCGATTCGGCTGTGCCGCCACCGGCGCGCGCCGACCTCACCGCGACGGTGCGGGAAGCGTTGTCGAACGTCGCCCGCCACGCCAAGGCGGACGCGGTGTCGGTGGAGGTGGCGGTGGACCTGGCCGGACGGTCGCTGACGCTGACCGTCACCGACGACGGTGTCGGAATCCCGGACGAGCCCGGGCGGCGCAGCGGGCTGGTCAACCTGGACGAGCGCGCGGCGCGGTGGCGCGGCAGCTGTTCGGTCGCCCGGAGCGGTGAGCGCGGGACGAAGCTCGTGTGGACGGCCGAGCTCAACGGCGCGGAGAGGGTGCGATGACGGTCTCGGTTTTCCTGCTCGACGACCACGAGCTGGTGCGGACGGGTTTGCGGACCGTGCTGGAGTCCGAAGGCGACATCCGGGTGGTCGGCGAGGCGAGCACCGTCGCCGAGGCCCTGCACCGGATTCCGCCGCTCACGCCGGACGTGGCGATCCTCGACGTGCGCCTGCCGGACGGCGAGGGGATCGGGGTGTGCCGGGAGATCCGGTCGTCGGTGGAGCCGGCGCCGGCGTGCCTCATGCTGACGTCGTACTCGGACGACGAGGCCCTGTTCGGGGCGATCATGGCTGGTGCCGCGGGTTATCTGCTGAAACAGGTGTCCGGGATGAACCTGGTGGACGCGGTCCGGCGGGTGGCGGCGGGCGCGTCGTTGCTGGACCCGGAGCTGACCGCCACGGTGCTGAACCGGATGCGCGGCGGGGGCGAGGTGGATCCGGGGTATGCGCAGCTCAGCCCGCAGGAGCGGCGGGTGCTGGAGCTGATCGCGGATGGGCTGACCAACCGGCAGATCGGCGAGCAGCTGCACCTGGCCGAGAAGACGGTCAAGAACTACGTGTCGTCGGTGCTGCACAAACTCGGCTTCGAGCGGCGCACCGAAGCCGCCGTGTACGCCACCCGGCGACGTGACATTTCCCGTCGGCAAACAGGGCCATTGGACCCTGTTCGCGGCGCACGTGACCGGCGAAGGTGAAGAGGCCAGAACAGAAGATTCTCGGCCGCGCCGGTCGCCGCGAGCTGAGATAACCGGCCGGAGCAGCGGCCTCCCACCCCTCCCGCTGCTCCGGTCAACTATTGTCTGTTGTGGACAGTGGGGGTAGGTTTCGCCGGATGGGGCTCACTGGGGCGGAGATCTCGGACGCGGTGCGCGACGCCGGCTGCGGTACGTCCTGGCGGGTTTGTCGACCGCGGTGGCGGTGCCGTCGGCGCGCGACGCGGGTGTTGTGGCGCAGCGGGTGCTGTCGGTGGCGAGGTGGCGGTCGACATCCGGCCGGGTCGCGTACGGCTGGTGCTCGCCCCGGTGACCGCGCGGGAGATCGACGTGGCCCGGCGCATCTCCGAGCTGGTCCGGGATGTGGGTTACGAGCCATCGCCGGGGGACGCGCAGGTGCTGGAAATCGCGATCGACACGCTCGCCGCTTCGCGGATCGTGCCGTTCTGGCGGGCGGTGGTGGACTACGTCGACGGCCCGCGGCCGCCCGAGGTGGTCGACCCGCGGGGGCAGGGGCCGTCGATCTGGTTCCAGCAGATGGACTCCCCGCGCCCCCAGCGTAACCGGATGCACATCGACGTGTCCGTCCCCCACGACGAGGCGCCGCGCCAGATCGAAGCCGCGCTCGCCGCCAGGGGCGTCCTGCGCTCCGACGAGGCGGCACCGGCATTCTGGGTACTGGCCGACGCCGAGGGGAACGAAGCCTGCATCACGACCTGGCAGGGGCGGGACTGACGCCTGGGTGCCGCTGCGCAGCGCCGACCAGCCTGTCCATCGCGCTGCCTCGCCTGCGCGCCGTGCCGCCTCGCCGGGTGCCTCGCTCCGCGCACCGCGCTGCCTCGCCAGGTGCCTCGCCTGCGCACCGTGCCGTCTTGCCGCGCTGCCTCGCCTGCGCACCGCGCTGTCTTACCGCGCTGCCTCACCCGCCGTACGCCTGCACACCGCGCCGCGTCGCCGCGTTACCTCAGCGCAGCGCCGATCCACCTGCATGTCCTGACCCCTCATCCCGCGGCGCTTGAAAGGACCTTTCAACCACCACGCCCGCCCCAATCGCACCTCGCACCTCATTGAAATGACCGTTCAACCGGCGCGACCGGACAGCTCTCAACCACCAATCGCCCTCAGCGCAGGCCGAAACCCCTCACGGCATGCCGAAACTCAGGCAATCAACTCGCCCCTCGCCCCTCGCCCCTCGCCCCTCGCCCCTCGCCCCTCGCCCCTCGCCCCTCGCCCCTCGCCGGGAATGCTCCCTCAGACCCGGTTGAAAGGGCCTTTCAACCACGCGGCTCCACTCCAGCCACACCTCAGACCTCATCGAAATGACCGTTCAACCAGGCACGACCGGCAGTTCACCGACCACCAAAGAAGCCACCGCCCAAAAACACCCCTACCGCAACCCACGCAACTCCTCGGCAGCCCGCAGCACGTCCGCGTACCGCACGTACAACCCGGCCAGCCCGAATCGCAGCACCTCGGGCGGCCGGAAGTCCCCGATGACCCCGCGCGCGATCAGCTTCCCCATCGCCGCCTTGGCGTCCGGCCACGCGACCGACACCTGGTTCCCCCGCGCGTGCGACCGCGGCGTCACCACGCGCGCGCCCGGCACCAGCGAGTCCAGGCACCGCAGGAAGAAGTCCCCCAGCGCGAGCCCCTTCGCTCGGACCTGGTCGATCGTCACGTCGCGCCACACGTCCAGCGCGGCGTCCAGCGCCAGCATCGACAGGATGTCCGGCGTTCCGGTGCGGCCGCGGCTGATGCCCGCCCGCCCGGCATAGGCCGGAGTCATCCCGAACGGATCCGCATGCCCGGCCCAGCCGGTCAGCGGCTGGTCGAACTCGTCGAGCCACTTCCGCGCCACATAGAGGAAAGCCGGCGCCCCGGGCCCGCCGTTGAGGAACTTGTACGTGCACCCCACCGCCAGGTCGACCCCGGCAGCGTCCAGCGGCACCGGCACGGCCCCCACCGAATGACACAGGTCCCACACCACGACCGCCCCGGCCGCGTGCACCGCCGCCGTGATGCCCGGCATATCGTGCAGCTCCCCCGTCACGTAGTCGACGTGGTTGACCAGCACCACGGCCGTCCGAGGACCGACCTCCGACGCCAGCGCCCCGACCGGCACCCGCCGCACCGAGTGACCGGTCATGCGCGCCGCGCTCTCAGCGATGTAGCCGTCCGTGGGGAACGTGCCCGCGTCGACCAGGATCTCCGGCCGCCCCGGGTTCAACCGCGCCGCCGCGACCCCCGCCTTGAACAGGTTCACCGTCGTCGAGTCACCGACCACCACCTGGCCCGGCCCCGCCCCGATCAACGGTGCGATGCGGTCGCCGATCCGCTCCGGCGCGTCCCACCAGCCCTCGTCCCAGGACCGGATCAGCCGCCCGGCCCACTGCTCGCCGACGACCTCCGCGAGCCGCGGCGCGACCCCGCGCGGCGGGGCGCCCAGTGAATTTCCGTCCAGATAGGACACGTCCGGGTCGAGATCGAACTCCGCCCGCTTGCCCGCCAGCGGGTCCCGCGCGTCGAGTTCGGCCGCTTCGTCTCGCAGCGACATCGTGTCCCTTTCTCTCTATCGCCCTGTGTTGGCGGTCACATAGGGTGGTGTATCCGCCAGCTGATCACGAGGAGGTCGCAGTTGACCAGCCAACCGTCCGTCGCTGAGCAGGCCGAGGGTTTGACCATCCCCATGCTCCTCCGCCGCAACGCCGCGGAGTACGGCGACCTGCCGGCGCTCACGTCACTGGACGACCCGGACCGCCCGACGCTGACCTGGTCGGCGTTCCGCCACGAGATCGCCGCGGTCTCCCGCGGCCTGGCCGATCTCGGCCTGCGCCGCGGTGAGCGGATGCTGATCATGGCGCCGAGCACCCCGGATCACCTGATCGCCGATCTCGCCGCCACGCACCTCGGCGCCATCTCGTGCACCGCGTACGCGACCCTGAGCCCGGCGCAGATCTCCTACGTCGCCCGCCACAGTGGTACCCCGGTCGTCGTGCTCCAGGGCACGGACGAGCTCAAGCGCTGGCAGCAGGTCCTGCACGAGCTGCCCGCGCTGCGCCGCATCGTGATGATCGACCCGGACGCGGTCCCCGCAGGCGACGAGCGGTTCGTCAGCCTCGCCGAGCTGCGCGCCCGCGGCGCCGAGCTGCACCAGGCCGACCCGCAGGCGTTCGAGGACGGCTGGGCGGACCTGCGCCCGGAGGACCCGATCGCGATGATCTACACCTCGGGCACCACCGGCGACCCGAAGGGCGTGGTGCTGTCCCACCACAACGTGATCTTCGAGGCCTACGCCGTGCACGCGCTGCACGAGTCGCCGATGCACCTGTCGAACATCGCGTACCTGCCGCTCGCTCACATCGCCGAGCGGGAGATCTCGATCTACATGCCGATCGTCTACGCCGGTCACGTGCACACGCTCGCCGATCCGACGCAGGTCGCGGGCGCGCTCGGCCGGGTCCACCCGCAGGGCTTCTTCGGCGTGCCGCGGGTGTGGGAGAAGATCGCGGCGGGGCTCAAGGCGATGCTGCCAAACCTGCCCGAGGACCGGCGCGAAGCGCTGCTGTCCGCCAGCGATCTGCTGCAGCAGGGGTACAAGCTGCGCAACGCCGGCCAGGAGGTGCCCGCCGACCTCGCCGAGAAGATCGCCGAAGCCGACCGCGCGGTGCTCGCGCCGGTGCGCGCGTTGCTCGGGTTCGACAAGCTGCACTTCTGCTCCAGCGGCGCGGCCGCGCTGCCGGTCGAGGTGATGTACTTCCTCGCCGGCCTTGGCGTGGAGATCCACGAGGTGTGGGGCCTGTCGGAGACCTCCGGCGCGATCACGTCGAACTCGGCGACGGCGTTCCGCGCCGGCAGCGTGGGTCGGCCGCTGGCCGACACCGAGATCAAGGTGGACGCCGACGGCGAGCTGCTGGTGCGTGGCCCGCTGGTGTTCATGGGCTACCTGCAGGAGGACGGGTCGATCGCCTCCGCGCTGGACGAGGACGGCTGGTTCCACACCGGTGACATCGGGACGATCGACGACGACGGTTTCGTCACGATCACCGACCGCAAGAAGGAGCTGATCATCACCTCGGGCGGCAAGAACATCGCGCCGACCCGCATCGAGGGGCTGCTCAAGGAGCACCCGCTGATCGGCCAGGCGGTCGCGATCGGCAACGACAAGCCGTACGTCACGGCGCTGATCGTGGTCGACGACGAGTTCCTGCCGGCGTGGGCCGCGCAGCAGGGCATCGAGGGCAGCGACCCGGTCGTGCTGGCCGAACACCCGGCCGTGCGAGAGGAGATCCATCGCGCGGTCGAGGCGGCGAACGCGCGGCTGGCCCGCGTCGAGCAGATCAAGAAGTACCAGGTGCTGGCCAAGCCGTGGACGCCGGAGAGCGGCGAGGTCACCCCGACGCTCAAGCTGAAGCGCCGGATCATCTACGACCGCTACGCGAACGACATCGCCGCCCTCTACACGGCGGACCAGTAGATACCTAGGCCGAACGGAGAGGCGTGGTCCACTTGCGCAAGCGCGGTGGAACACGCTTCTCCAGGCCGTAGGGCTCGAGGTGGGCGCTGAACACCTCGTCGAACGCCTGCCGCACCGTGTCGGTGTCCCACGTGTGCCGTTCGAGGATGGGCGCCTTCAGGTAGGGCTGCCCGACGATGTGCAGCTGCGGCCCGTTGCACCGCACGAGCTGCCCCGTGATGCCCTCCGCCGCGTCGCTCAGCAGGAACAGCACGACGGGCGCGATGCGCGACGGCGTCCGATCGGGGGGACAGTTGCGCAGCGAGCGCTCCGACTTCCAGACCATCCGGGTGTGGGCCAACGGGCAGACGGCGTTGACGCGGATGCCGGACTCCTCCAGGTCGAGCGCCCAGGAGTAGGTCAGCGACGCCACCGCCCCCTTGCTCGCCGCGTACACGCCGAGCTTGCGCTGACCGAGCGAGGCCCCGGAGGAGATGTTGACGATCGACCCGCCGCGGCCTGCGGCGACCATGGCCTTCACGGCCGCTATCCCGGTGTACATCACGCCGAGGACGTTGACCTCGACCAGTTCCCGGACCTCGTCGAGGTCCTCCTCCCAGGGCAGCGCCTCGTAGTTGAGGCCGGCGTTGTTCACCAGTCCGTCGATCGCGCCGAACTCGGACACACACAGGTCGACGATCGCCGCGGCCTGCGCCGGGTCGGCCACGCTGTGCCCGCTGGCCACCGCCCGCCCCCCGTGCGCGCGGATGTTCGCCGCGGTGCGTTCGGCCAGCTCGGCGTCGACGTCGTTGACCACGACCGCCGCGCCGGCCTGCGCGAGGTGCACCGCGAAGGCCTCACCGAGACCCCGCCCGGCGCCGGTCACCACAACAGCCCGGTCCTGCATCAGCATGCTCATCGGTTCTCTCCCCACCGGCCAGTCCCCGAGCTCCAGCCCGTCCTCGGCTTTCTCCCTGGCCTGTGTTCCCAGTCTTCGCGCCGGAACTGCCCGGCGGTGACCGCGCACCGACGAACGGTCCGTCCACTGCGCTGAACGAGTGACGTCTGATCGGCCGGGCTTACCGCACCACGGGTGACGCGGGACGGAAACTTCCACCGTTCGTCGTAACCCGAAGGTTAGAAGGTCTACGACCGTATAGGCCCATTGACGAGATACGGTCGCGCTGTGACTGTTCGCCTGCGCGTAGTGAGCGGCATACTGATAGTTGCGGAATGCGACACCTGGGTGATTGGCGTCACAGGAACCGGGCGGGCAACGACAGAGTCAGTGAGCGCAGGCACCCAGCCGACGAGGGGGAAGTGGGGACAGGTGTGAAGACCACGACTCGCCCATCCATGGGTGCGGCGCTCGCCAACCGCGAGTTCCGCACCGTGTGGCTGGCCGAGGCCCAGTCGGTGCTCGGTGACCAGCTGACCACGGTCGCGCTGGCCCTCACCGTCTACCACCGCACCGGCTCGGCGCTGTGGTCCGCGGTCGCCTATGCCCTGACGTTCCTGCCCGCGCTGGCCGGCGGGCTCGGACTGGCCCAGCTGGCCGACCGCTACCCACGCCGCACGATCCTCGTGGTCACCGCCGCAATGCAGGCGTTCTTCATCGCGATCATGGCCGTGCCGGGCATGCCGGTGGTGTGGTTGTGCGTGCTGGTCATGCTCGCGCGGCTGGCCGGCGCGCCGTCCAACGCCGCGCAGAACGCGCTGACCCGCGAGATCTTCACCGACGACGAGCTGTACCTGCGCAGCCAGGACGTCCGCGGCATCACCACGAACACCACGATGCTGGCCGGGCTCGCGCTGGGTGGCGTGATCGTCACGGCCGCTGGCCCGTCGCTGGCGCTGGCCCTGGACGCGCTGACGTTCGCGATCAGCGCGGTGGCCCTGCACCACTGGGTGCGCCCGCGCCCCGCCGCGGGCGACGGCGACGGCTCCTGGTTCGGCGCCATCAACTGGGTCGCCTCGCAGCGCAGGCTGCGCGTGCTGCTCGGCCTGTCCTGGCTGGTCGGGCTGGCCATGGTGCCGGCAGGCCTGGCCGCCCCGCTGGCGCGCGAGATCGGCGCGCCCGACGAGGCCGTCGGGTGGCTGCTGGCCGCGGACCCGCTCGGGTTCGCGCTGGGCGTGTTCGTCCTGTCCCGCTACGTCTCGGCCTCGGCCCGCCGCCGCACGGTCGGTGTGCTCGCGGTCGTGCCGACGGCACTGCTGCTCGCGTTCGGGCTGCGCCCGGACCTGGTGCTCGCCCTCGTCGTCCTCGCATTGGCCGGCGCGGCGGGCGCGTACATCATCACCGTCGGGGCCACGTTCATCACGTGGGTGCCCAACGAGCTTCGCGGTGGCGCGGGCGGGCTGTACCGGACCGGCCTGCGGGTCGCGCAGGGCGTCGGGGTCGCGTTCGGCGGCATGCTCGCGCAGTGGTCCGGTGCGGCGACCACGGCCATCATGGTCGCGGGCGCGGCCGGGGTGGTCCTCGGCGTGCCCCTCGCGGTGGCGTGGGGCCGGGTGCTTGGCACGGACAGCGATGCGGCCCGCACCGGCTGACGGCAGCGGCGGCTGCATTCAGAAGATCAGAAGTCACGGTCGCGCACGACGATTCACCTCACGTTATTCGGTCGGAAACAAACACAAATCGAGGACACCTCAGAAGTCGCGGTCGCGCACGACGAACACCTCTCCCACGGGAACGAAAACGAACGCTATTCAGACCAGGGGATCAGAAGTCGCGGTCAGACACGAGGAACACCTCCATTCGGTGCCTGTGGCCGGGACGCGTTGCGTCCGCGCGGCCGCTCGCGGCGGCGGTACGCGACGCTTCGCGTGCGGTGAGATGATACCTGTTGATGGAAAGTACCCGGCGTCGTTCCGGGCACAGCAAAGTTACCCGGCGACGGTACGCGATGTCGAGGGAAGGTGAGCCGATGCCTCCGCACCACGCGCGTCGGCGATCGCCTACACTCCACGGCGATCCGGACCTCAGGGAGGACGTTCAGTCCATCGAGGAGCGAAATTCGGTACCCCGCCAAGCCGCGCCCGAGAGGGCGGAGGCGAACACAAAGCGTGATGCGTCGAGCACGCGCCGCGCCATGCTGCCGCGGAATTGGGCATTGTGGCGGCGGCCGAAGCGTTTCATCGTTTTCCTGCTCGTCACCGAACTGATTGCCGTCGCGTGGCTGGTCGTCGCATTCGTGAACGCGAGCCCGCCGAGCGGTCTCGATTGGCTGCGCTTCGCGATTCTCACCGTGGGTGCGACGGCGCACATTCAACTGACCCGGCGGCAGGAAGAACGTCGGCGAAATGCGGGCGGGCGGGTCCTGATCGACCTGACCGCGGTCTGGGTCGTGCCGGCCGCGATTATTCTCCCGGTGCCGTTGACGATCTTGGTCGTCGGCCTGGTCCGGGTGCAGCGGTGGTTCGTCGCACGGCGGCCGGCGCACAACTTCGTGTACTCCACGGTGGCCCACATGCTGGCGGCGACGCTCGCCCATCAGGTCTACGTGGAGCTGGGGCCACACGACTGGGGTTCGCTGGACATCGCGGGCTCGCTCACCGAGTTCGGCTGGATGCTGGTGGCCGGGCTCATCTACGAGGGCGTGCAGATCCTCTACATCGGATCCGTGATCGCGCTGGCCGCGCCGGAGAAGGCGAACGCGCGGACGGTGCTGGGCAGCCCCGCGGACAACGTGCTGGAGGCGATCACGATCGGCCTCGGCGCGGTGACGGCGATCCTGCTGGTGATCATGCCGCCGACGGTCGCGATCATGGCCGTGGTGACGGTGGTCTTCAACCGGCTCGCCGAGATCGAGCAGCTGCAGGCCGACGTGCGGACCGACCCGAAGACGCAGGTCGCGAACATGCGCGGCTGGACCGAGTCGGCCGAGCGGGCCCTGACCAGGGCGGCGAAGGCGGCCGACCCGCTGGCCATCCTGATGATCGACCTGGACCACTTCAAGTGGATCAACGACACGTTCGGCCACCCCGCGGGCGACGACGTGCTGCGGAACCTGGCGCAGCTGCTGGACGAGGTGACCCGCCCGAGCGACGTGGTGGGCCGCTTCGGTGGCGAGGAGTTCCTGGTGCTGCTGCCGGACACGGACCAGGCGGCGGCGACGGTCGCCGGGGAGCGCATCCGCTCCGCGGTGGCGGGGCTGCAGATCAGGACGACCAACAAGCGCGGTGACCAGACGCTGGTGTCGGAGCGGACGGCCTCGATCGGGGTCGCGGTGTTCCCCGATCACGGCGACACCCTGCCGACCCTGATGCAGGCCGCGGACGCGGCCGTCTACGAGGCGAAAGAGGGCGGCCGCAACCAGGTCCGGATAGCCCGGGCCGCCCGCGACTCCGCGCCGCTGCCGCAACCCCCGCGCGAAGCCAAGCACATCACGCACTGAGCGATTGACGGGCGCCCCGGCGAAGCCCTTCTGTTCTACTCGCGCTCGCGAATCCACTCATACGGGCCACCTTGCCCACCCGCCGCATTCAGCGTTTTCCGCCATACCAGGATGCGCCGCTCATCCACGCCCCGCACCGGCTCCGAGCACGCGCGCGCCGCCACGGCGATTCTCACCACCCGCAATCCCACCGCGCCAAGCTCCCTCCCGAGCCCCCACCCGGGAGACCCCCAATCACGCGGGCACCAAGGCAATTCCCGCCACCCGCGCACTCATCTCCCCGCACTCCCGCGCGAGCCCCACCACGCACGGAACCCCAAGCTCACCATCAGCCACTCAAACCCCACGGCCACCACGCCAAACTCCCCTCCCGGGACACGAACCCCACGGCGATTCCCACCCGCCGCGCCAGCCCACGGACACCGCCCCCACGAGCGGCCCACTCACCCCGTGACGACTGGCCCACCCACACCCCCACGAAATGGCCTCTCGCGCGCCCCGAACGGCCCGCACCCGAACCGCACCCGCTCCCACCAGGGCGTTCGCCCCACCCCGGCCCCCCGACTCCTAAACCTCCGACCCCTCACCCACTAGAGTGGCGCACTCCGGAATCCACGATCAGGGAATTCCCTGGTGGCCGCAGAGGCCGCTCCCCTGCCACTCTGGGAGGCGATGATCAGCCCAGCGACCTTCACCGACCACCCGCCACCCGGGCCGGGCGCTACACCGGCGCCCCGGGTGCACCGCCGCCTG carries:
- a CDS encoding GAF domain-containing protein; protein product: MIGPGVRGLVEAVVGVAADLSLPEILSKIVASACDLTGAAHAVIQVPDAAPVRAGDPAAPGASLTMPLHARGGRFGELRLTGKEGGFTGADREAVVTLVATAGMAIDNATLYERTRGRERWLEASHEVTAALLTGEDPQRTLRLIAEHARLVAGATAAAVAVPREDDPGVLVFEVVAAGESAPPGLAGLTVPVDGTASGVAFSSGEAVVVRNYGRHAAKEQAKVNIQMPEQVTELDSAVAVPLIVGGETLGVLLVAKFGGAEPFTDDEVALARTFAGHAALAMEFARAEEDRQRLAVFTERDRIARDLHDLVIQRLFATGLGLEGLRPLVTQPEVANRLTGFVQELDRTIREIRNSIFSLTQPDEDVEGVRAELLRLAQDCAPALGFTPRLGFTGPVDSAVPPPARADLTATVREALSNVARHAKADAVSVEVAVDLAGRSLTLTVTDDGVGIPDEPGRRSGLVNLDERAARWRGSCSVARSGERGTKLVWTAELNGAERVR
- a CDS encoding response regulator produces the protein MTVSVFLLDDHELVRTGLRTVLESEGDIRVVGEASTVAEALHRIPPLTPDVAILDVRLPDGEGIGVCREIRSSVEPAPACLMLTSYSDDEALFGAIMAGAAGYLLKQVSGMNLVDAVRRVAAGASLLDPELTATVLNRMRGGGEVDPGYAQLSPQERRVLELIADGLTNRQIGEQLHLAEKTVKNYVSSVLHKLGFERRTEAAVYATRRRDISRRQTGPLDPVRGARDRRR
- a CDS encoding VOC family protein, whose translation is MAVDIRPGRVRLVLAPVTAREIDVARRISELVRDVGYEPSPGDAQVLEIAIDTLAASRIVPFWRAVVDYVDGPRPPEVVDPRGQGPSIWFQQMDSPRPQRNRMHIDVSVPHDEAPRQIEAALAARGVLRSDEAAPAFWVLADAEGNEACITTWQGRD
- the kynU gene encoding kynureninase is translated as MSLRDEAAELDARDPLAGKRAEFDLDPDVSYLDGNSLGAPPRGVAPRLAEVVGEQWAGRLIRSWDEGWWDAPERIGDRIAPLIGAGPGQVVVGDSTTVNLFKAGVAAARLNPGRPEILVDAGTFPTDGYIAESAARMTGHSVRRVPVGALASEVGPRTAVVLVNHVDYVTGELHDMPGITAAVHAAGAVVVWDLCHSVGAVPVPLDAAGVDLAVGCTYKFLNGGPGAPAFLYVARKWLDEFDQPLTGWAGHADPFGMTPAYAGRAGISRGRTGTPDILSMLALDAALDVWRDVTIDQVRAKGLALGDFFLRCLDSLVPGARVVTPRSHARGNQVSVAWPDAKAAMGKLIARGVIGDFRPPEVLRFGLAGLYVRYADVLRAAEELRGLR
- a CDS encoding AMP-dependent synthetase/ligase, which produces MLLRRNAAEYGDLPALTSLDDPDRPTLTWSAFRHEIAAVSRGLADLGLRRGERMLIMAPSTPDHLIADLAATHLGAISCTAYATLSPAQISYVARHSGTPVVVLQGTDELKRWQQVLHELPALRRIVMIDPDAVPAGDERFVSLAELRARGAELHQADPQAFEDGWADLRPEDPIAMIYTSGTTGDPKGVVLSHHNVIFEAYAVHALHESPMHLSNIAYLPLAHIAEREISIYMPIVYAGHVHTLADPTQVAGALGRVHPQGFFGVPRVWEKIAAGLKAMLPNLPEDRREALLSASDLLQQGYKLRNAGQEVPADLAEKIAEADRAVLAPVRALLGFDKLHFCSSGAAALPVEVMYFLAGLGVEIHEVWGLSETSGAITSNSATAFRAGSVGRPLADTEIKVDADGELLVRGPLVFMGYLQEDGSIASALDEDGWFHTGDIGTIDDDGFVTITDRKKELIITSGGKNIAPTRIEGLLKEHPLIGQAVAIGNDKPYVTALIVVDDEFLPAWAAQQGIEGSDPVVLAEHPAVREEIHRAVEAANARLARVEQIKKYQVLAKPWTPESGEVTPTLKLKRRIIYDRYANDIAALYTADQ
- a CDS encoding SDR family NAD(P)-dependent oxidoreductase, with protein sequence MSMLMQDRAVVVTGAGRGLGEAFAVHLAQAGAAVVVNDVDAELAERTAANIRAHGGRAVASGHSVADPAQAAAIVDLCVSEFGAIDGLVNNAGLNYEALPWEEDLDEVRELVEVNVLGVMYTGIAAVKAMVAAGRGGSIVNISSGASLGQRKLGVYAASKGAVASLTYSWALDLEESGIRVNAVCPLAHTRMVWKSERSLRNCPPDRTPSRIAPVVLFLLSDAAEGITGQLVRCNGPQLHIVGQPYLKAPILERHTWDTDTVRQAFDEVFSAHLEPYGLEKRVPPRLRKWTTPLRSA
- a CDS encoding MFS transporter, yielding MGAALANREFRTVWLAEAQSVLGDQLTTVALALTVYHRTGSALWSAVAYALTFLPALAGGLGLAQLADRYPRRTILVVTAAMQAFFIAIMAVPGMPVVWLCVLVMLARLAGAPSNAAQNALTREIFTDDELYLRSQDVRGITTNTTMLAGLALGGVIVTAAGPSLALALDALTFAISAVALHHWVRPRPAAGDGDGSWFGAINWVASQRRLRVLLGLSWLVGLAMVPAGLAAPLAREIGAPDEAVGWLLAADPLGFALGVFVLSRYVSASARRRTVGVLAVVPTALLLAFGLRPDLVLALVVLALAGAAGAYIITVGATFITWVPNELRGGAGGLYRTGLRVAQGVGVAFGGMLAQWSGAATTAIMVAGAAGVVLGVPLAVAWGRVLGTDSDAARTG
- a CDS encoding GGDEF domain-containing protein; the protein is MAVAWLVVAFVNASPPSGLDWLRFAILTVGATAHIQLTRRQEERRRNAGGRVLIDLTAVWVVPAAIILPVPLTILVVGLVRVQRWFVARRPAHNFVYSTVAHMLAATLAHQVYVELGPHDWGSLDIAGSLTEFGWMLVAGLIYEGVQILYIGSVIALAAPEKANARTVLGSPADNVLEAITIGLGAVTAILLVIMPPTVAIMAVVTVVFNRLAEIEQLQADVRTDPKTQVANMRGWTESAERALTRAAKAADPLAILMIDLDHFKWINDTFGHPAGDDVLRNLAQLLDEVTRPSDVVGRFGGEEFLVLLPDTDQAAATVAGERIRSAVAGLQIRTTNKRGDQTLVSERTASIGVAVFPDHGDTLPTLMQAADAAVYEAKEGGRNQVRIARAARDSAPLPQPPREAKHITH